A window from Pseudomonas alloputida encodes these proteins:
- a CDS encoding transposase, with protein MIQYPAELPLPLQEGYGLSTVDPMRATQMVTGRTRYRVRHRYVPTEVRFNFNFSQEEAGLFEAWYARTINNGMEWFEIQLQTPAGFTTYQAHFKSIPAGPDLTQITRWRYSAVVQLKERPLIPDGWEQFPQYWLGKEIIDLAINREWPEA; from the coding sequence ATGATTCAATACCCGGCAGAATTGCCACTTCCTCTGCAGGAGGGGTATGGCCTGAGCACGGTTGATCCGATGCGGGCCACGCAAATGGTCACCGGGCGGACGCGGTACCGGGTTCGGCACCGCTACGTCCCGACCGAGGTGCGTTTCAACTTCAACTTCAGCCAGGAGGAGGCAGGCCTGTTCGAGGCCTGGTATGCCCGCACCATCAACAACGGGATGGAGTGGTTCGAGATCCAGTTGCAGACACCGGCTGGTTTCACGACCTACCAGGCCCACTTCAAAAGCATCCCTGCAGGGCCGGACCTGACGCAGATAACCCGCTGGCGCTACTCGGCAGTGGTCCAGCTGAAGGAGCGACCACTGATTCCAGATGGCTGGGAGCAGTTCCCGCAGTACTGGCTGGGCAAAGAAATCATCGACTTGGCGATCAATAGGGAGTGGCCTGAAGCATGA
- a CDS encoding phage tail length tape measure family protein, with product MNQTSRLSIEIDSRNAEQKAVDVQKALEALEDAGLSIKPAMEKAGAGMESMGKSADGAAKSVSAGASRIESSSKKTTAAIKEQVSISDAATKSFRDLYGGTSALEAGMFSLGNSIKNGSFISSLKATKEAEAWLESLNATTKGSGKVFLDTGQKFTYLSNGMKGLGAWNGTGSPVFESISRQSKQVSTGLSGVTSDLNKTGMSAKQTAAALRGVPAQFTDIAVSLQGGQAPLTVFLQQGGQLKDMFGGAAPAAKALGGYVAGLITPFTLAGAAVAGFTLAAYKGYEQSEQYRKVLTLTGDAAGKTADDLIAMSTAIAGGRNFEQASQAVLALAGNGRLTGEAFTQVARAATEMAVATGKSSAEIADQLSSTKGSVTDLAAEYSEKYGVITQAVFDQVRSLEQQGERMEAVKVLAGAVADEMGARNKEMVESTRGLARAWDDVTTSISGAWNELKERLSASPELFKLQHLQSQLQRAQEIGDKALIAGLEKQVALAQAAVDAQRQKKEAASTELNERKATIAADKQWNEEGLKYRSNQQKMEDEITKARAKGLEAKVSEAEIEQRIANIRKEYADKEKKPPKPAEFREDAGAKMLDAARQTNAVLTQQLASVNGQGIAVQRIGTQAQALVKWEQQLADIKSKQTLTADQKSLLANQDLITAQLKRNAALEREAEIQKGIKQANEDQVKLLTLTGQLREANQLKSSLEDAAQLAEYERQGNVEAAKRLETLIKIRDINLKAAQKPGTVEGVSKAPTTTGLDAAVGGAYSEIDRLNDQQAALDAWRATELEKQRAYLDLKAINEETYAERVENIDRQAQAGREQIEKAKNAAIMSASADFFGNMAVLSRSGNSRLGAIGKAAAIAQTTISTYKSATDSYAALAAIPIVGPALGFAAAAAAITAGLANVAAINGVGFSTGGYTGPGGVNDPAGIVHKGEVVWSQADIRRFGGVSAVEALRTGNVTPITSARVTGGSQSGTASASGIQQNINVHNYSSARVEQRRMPNGDIDFIIREATDRAVQEVAGQFANGYGNVVDAGEGAYGWKRSGS from the coding sequence ATGAACCAGACCTCGCGCCTGTCCATCGAGATCGATAGCCGCAATGCTGAGCAGAAGGCGGTCGACGTCCAAAAGGCGCTGGAGGCGCTGGAAGATGCGGGGCTGAGCATCAAACCGGCGATGGAGAAGGCCGGGGCCGGCATGGAGTCGATGGGCAAGAGCGCAGACGGTGCGGCCAAGTCCGTATCGGCTGGTGCATCACGCATCGAGTCGTCATCGAAAAAGACCACGGCTGCCATCAAGGAGCAGGTGTCGATCTCGGATGCTGCCACAAAGTCGTTCCGCGACCTGTACGGCGGAACCTCCGCGCTTGAGGCGGGCATGTTCTCGCTCGGCAACTCGATCAAGAACGGCTCTTTCATCAGTTCGCTGAAGGCAACCAAGGAGGCCGAGGCTTGGCTTGAATCGCTGAACGCCACGACGAAGGGGTCTGGCAAGGTCTTTCTGGATACAGGGCAGAAATTCACCTACCTGTCTAACGGCATGAAGGGCCTTGGCGCCTGGAATGGCACCGGCTCTCCGGTGTTCGAGTCGATCAGTCGGCAGAGCAAGCAGGTATCGACTGGCCTGTCCGGCGTAACCAGCGACCTAAACAAGACCGGGATGTCGGCCAAGCAGACGGCGGCAGCCCTGCGCGGCGTTCCCGCCCAATTCACCGACATCGCAGTGTCGCTCCAGGGCGGGCAGGCGCCGCTCACCGTCTTCCTGCAACAGGGCGGCCAACTGAAAGACATGTTCGGCGGAGCAGCCCCGGCTGCCAAGGCGCTGGGCGGCTATGTCGCCGGGCTGATCACCCCGTTTACCTTGGCCGGAGCGGCCGTCGCTGGCTTCACCCTGGCAGCATACAAGGGCTACGAACAATCCGAGCAGTACCGCAAAGTGCTGACCCTGACCGGTGACGCGGCAGGCAAAACCGCTGACGACCTGATCGCTATGTCTACCGCCATCGCTGGCGGGCGAAACTTCGAGCAGGCCAGCCAAGCAGTGCTGGCCCTGGCCGGCAATGGCCGCCTTACCGGCGAAGCCTTTACCCAGGTGGCGCGTGCTGCCACCGAGATGGCCGTGGCCACTGGCAAGAGTTCGGCCGAGATCGCCGACCAGTTGTCCAGCACCAAGGGCAGCGTCACCGACCTGGCTGCTGAGTACAGCGAAAAGTACGGCGTCATCACCCAAGCCGTATTCGACCAGGTGCGCTCGCTGGAGCAGCAAGGCGAGCGCATGGAAGCTGTCAAGGTGCTGGCCGGCGCCGTGGCCGACGAGATGGGTGCGCGCAACAAGGAAATGGTCGAATCGACCCGTGGCCTCGCCCGGGCCTGGGACGACGTGACCACCAGTATTTCCGGGGCGTGGAATGAACTGAAGGAGCGCCTGTCGGCCAGCCCTGAGCTGTTCAAGCTGCAGCACCTTCAGAGCCAACTACAGAGGGCGCAGGAGATTGGCGATAAGGCCTTGATTGCCGGCCTGGAGAAGCAGGTGGCGCTGGCGCAGGCCGCTGTCGATGCGCAGCGGCAGAAGAAAGAGGCCGCCTCGACCGAACTGAATGAGCGCAAGGCCACCATCGCCGCTGACAAGCAATGGAATGAAGAAGGCCTGAAGTACCGCAGCAATCAGCAGAAGATGGAAGACGAGATCACCAAAGCGCGAGCCAAAGGCCTGGAAGCCAAGGTGTCCGAGGCTGAGATCGAGCAGCGCATCGCCAACATCCGCAAGGAATACGCCGATAAGGAAAAGAAGCCGCCGAAGCCCGCGGAATTCCGCGAGGACGCTGGCGCCAAGATGCTGGATGCGGCGCGGCAAACCAATGCCGTGTTGACCCAGCAGTTGGCATCGGTTAACGGCCAGGGAATTGCCGTTCAGCGTATCGGCACCCAAGCGCAGGCCTTGGTCAAGTGGGAGCAGCAGCTCGCCGACATCAAGAGCAAGCAAACCCTGACTGCCGATCAGAAATCGCTGCTGGCCAATCAGGACCTGATCACCGCCCAGCTCAAGCGCAACGCCGCACTGGAGCGAGAAGCCGAGATTCAGAAGGGCATCAAGCAGGCCAATGAGGATCAGGTCAAGCTGCTGACCCTGACTGGTCAGCTGCGTGAAGCCAATCAGCTCAAGTCCAGCCTGGAAGACGCCGCGCAACTGGCGGAGTACGAACGCCAAGGCAATGTCGAGGCCGCCAAGCGCCTGGAAACGCTGATCAAGATTCGCGACATCAACCTCAAGGCCGCCCAGAAACCCGGCACGGTGGAAGGCGTCAGTAAGGCGCCAACCACAACCGGACTTGATGCTGCTGTCGGCGGTGCCTACAGCGAGATAGACCGGCTTAATGATCAGCAGGCCGCTCTTGATGCGTGGCGAGCTACTGAGCTTGAGAAGCAAAGAGCCTACTTGGACCTGAAGGCTATCAACGAAGAGACCTACGCGGAGCGTGTCGAGAACATCGACAGGCAGGCGCAGGCCGGGCGCGAGCAGATCGAGAAAGCGAAAAACGCCGCAATCATGAGCGCAAGCGCTGACTTCTTCGGGAATATGGCCGTACTGAGTCGTTCTGGCAACAGTCGTCTTGGAGCTATCGGCAAGGCTGCGGCTATCGCCCAGACGACAATCAGCACCTACAAGTCGGCAACCGACTCCTATGCCGCGCTTGCTGCGATCCCCATCGTCGGACCGGCGCTTGGTTTTGCGGCTGCAGCCGCTGCTATCACAGCCGGCCTTGCCAACGTAGCAGCAATTAACGGCGTCGGATTCTCCACTGGCGGCTACACCGGCCCTGGCGGCGTCAATGACCCGGCCGGCATCGTCCACAAAGGCGAGGTGGTGTGGTCGCAGGCTGACATTCGCCGCTTTGGTGGCGTGTCGGCTGTGGAGGCGCTGCGAACTGGCAATGTCACGCCGATCACGTCGGCGCGCGTGACCGGGGGCTCTCAGTCCGGAACCGCCAGCGCGTCTGGAATCCAGCAAAACATCAACGTCCACAACTACTCCAGCGCCCGGGTGGAGCAGCGCCGCATGCCTAACGGAGACATAGATTTCATTATCCGAGAGGCAACCGACAGGGCTGTGCAAGAGGTTGCTGGGCAATTCGCCAACGGCTACGGAAACGTAGTTGACGCCGGCGAAGGTGCATATGGCTGGAAGCGATCTGGAAGCTGA